The Thermodesulfobacterium sp. TA1 sequence AAAACAGGCATAATATCTGGTTTGCTTTTTTTCATGATGTCCTCTCATGTAACCTATGGAATAAAAAGTAGTAATTATCCATAAAAAAGAAGCTCCAAGGGCAAAAAGAAGTCCCATCGCGTCTACTTTAAACTTTAAAGAAATGCCAGGAAGGATAGAAAAGACTTCAAACTCCAAAACTTTCCCAGAAATAACGGTAGGGACCATCGATAAAACTAACAAAAACTTAATCACTCCTGCTAAGACAGACCAAAATTCCCTTAAGTTAGGTTTTTTTTCTCCGGTAACGAGGATAAAAGGTATGGCCAATAAAGACACAAGCACGCACAGTAAAGGGGTGATAGAGGTTTCTACCGTCATCTTAGTCTTCCCTCAAAAGATTAAATTCTTCTATCTTTAGAGTTGGTTTATTCCGATAGGCTATAACTAATATAATAAGCCCTACTGCTACCGCTCCGGCAGCACAACCTATGATAAAAAGGGCGATTACTTGAGCTTTTAAGTCTTGTAAGTAATGACCTAAAGCTACTAAAGACAGATTAACCGCATTAAGCATTACTTCTATAGAAATAAGCAACATGATCAGGTTTTTTCTGATAAGAAACCCGGTAAGCCCGATCCCAAAAAGACAAAAACTTAAGATAAGATACCAATTAAGAGGAACCATCCGTCTTCCTCCTTAAGAGCATAAGCCCTATCCCAAGCAAAGGGACAAAAAGGATAAAACCTAACAAGATAAGATGATACACATAATCGCTAAAAAGAATCAAACCCAAAACCTTGGCATGCCCTTCCTTTTCTATAAGCTCTATGGTATAAGGACCTTGATGATGGGTTTTATAAGTTAAAGCCCCTACTATACCCAAAAACACCCACAAAAGAACAGCACATACCCTTGTCTGCCAAGACTTCAAAAACACCTCTCCCTTTTCCTCTTCCTTTATGTCTAAAAGGAAAATAACAAACAGGAACATCACCAAAATAGCACCTGCATAGACTATGATCTGAACCATCGCTAAAAATTCGGCATTAAGCAAAAGATAAATACCTCCTAAATGCACAAGCATCACCAAAATCCAGAGTAAACCTTTTACCGGATTTTTTTGAGTAATACCTAAAATACCTGTACCTAAGATCACTACCGCAAAATAAAGAAAAATAGCCTTTAAAACCATTGTTTTCCCCTAAGCACTAAACTTTTTTATCAAAATAGTGATAAAAAGGTTTACAAACCCCAAAGGAATTAAAACTTTCCACCCTAAGTTTAACAGTTGGTCAAACCTATATCTTGGAAAGGTAGCTCTAACCCAGATGTAAAGAAAAATGAAAAAATAAACCTTTAACAAAAACCAAATAATCCCTGGCACTTTTTCTAAAAAAGGAAGTAAAGCGATTACATACTTAGGTACCGTCCACCCACCTAAATAACACAATGAAATTAGGCTTGCCATCACATACATGGCAGTATATTCTCCAAGGAAAAATAGAGCATATCTAAAGGCACTGTATTCGGTAAGATATCCTGCTACCAGCTCGGTTTCTGCTTCAGGTAGGTCAAAGGGGGTTCTATTGGTTTCAGCAAAGGCAGCAATCACAAAAACCCCAAAACCTATTATCTGGGGAATGGCATAAAAGCCAAAAACCGAGTTGTATTGCGCAAGGACTATATCATTAAGCTTGAGAGAATCTGCCATCAAGACTACCGAAGCTAAACTTAGGGCTAACGCAATTTCATAACTTAACACCTGAGCAGCTGACCGTAAGCCCCCTAAGAAGGAATATCTACTGTTAGACGCCCAACCTGCAAGGATAATCCCATATACCGCTAAGCTGGCTGAAGCTAAGATAAAGAGAACCCCTATATTAAGGTCTGCCAAAATAAAACCCTGTTCAAAGGGAAGGACCGTTAAGTTTACCGTAGTAAAAGCAAAAACTATAACCGGGGCTATTTTAAAAACCGTCTTATAGGCTGCTTGAGGAATAATGTCTTCTTTACCAAAAATCTTTAAAAAATCTGCTAAAGGCTGAAGAATACCATGCGGACCTACTTCCTTAGGACCAAAACGTGCTTGCGCCCTTCCGATTATTTTCCTTTCAGCATAGGTGGTAAAAGCCACATGGATTAACGTGATGGCAAAAACCAATATAGTCTTAAAAATCAAAATCCCAAACTGATAAAGGTCTAAAACCTTATCCATGGGTTATCCTTCCTTGTGTATCTGACTTAATAGGTCTTTTATTCCTTGCCAATCCCCTTCACCTCTAACAGGATAATCCTTTCTCAAAGGATAGCCTTCCCAGTCTTCAGGCATATAAATCCTTCGCAAATCAGGATGCCCTTTAAAGACTATCCCAAACATGTCATAACACTCCCTTTCCAGC is a genomic window containing:
- the nuoK gene encoding NADH-quinone oxidoreductase subunit NuoK — protein: MVPLNWYLILSFCLFGIGLTGFLIRKNLIMLLISIEVMLNAVNLSLVALGHYLQDLKAQVIALFIIGCAAGAVAVGLIILVIAYRNKPTLKIEEFNLLRED
- a CDS encoding NADH-quinone oxidoreductase subunit J yields the protein MVLKAIFLYFAVVILGTGILGITQKNPVKGLLWILVMLVHLGGIYLLLNAEFLAMVQIIVYAGAILVMFLFVIFLLDIKEEEKGEVFLKSWQTRVCAVLLWVFLGIVGALTYKTHHQGPYTIELIEKEGHAKVLGLILFSDYVYHLILLGFILFVPLLGIGLMLLRRKTDGSS
- the nuoH gene encoding NADH-quinone oxidoreductase subunit NuoH, producing MDKVLDLYQFGILIFKTILVFAITLIHVAFTTYAERKIIGRAQARFGPKEVGPHGILQPLADFLKIFGKEDIIPQAAYKTVFKIAPVIVFAFTTVNLTVLPFEQGFILADLNIGVLFILASASLAVYGIILAGWASNSRYSFLGGLRSAAQVLSYEIALALSLASVVLMADSLKLNDIVLAQYNSVFGFYAIPQIIGFGVFVIAAFAETNRTPFDLPEAETELVAGYLTEYSAFRYALFFLGEYTAMYVMASLISLCYLGGWTVPKYVIALLPFLEKVPGIIWFLLKVYFFIFLYIWVRATFPRYRFDQLLNLGWKVLIPLGFVNLFITILIKKFSA